CATgtactttcagaattgtttggcgAGCTACTCACAGGTGGGCTGCGAGCAACTGGTAGCTTACAATCGACCTGTTGGAGAACCCTGCTATAACACACCTTGCATTGAATAAGCCTAGGTCATTGGGGAAAAACTCTGTTTATAAAGTGCATTAACAGCCAGTAATTGAGGATTGTACTGAATTACTGTATTACAAATTAGAAATGAACTGTTGGACAAGTATAACCTCCCTCTAATGcgaggcaaatggtggttacaccagatactgacaaccttaaggtatctgtgaccaacagatacagtcatgtgaaatccattctTCCATGCTGCTCCTGGAGATTCACAGGCTGGCAGACTTAATTCAACTAAGCATCAAGCCCTtgaatcgaatcaaatcaaatcttatttgtcacatgccccgaatacaacaagtgtagaccttagagtcaaacgcttacttacaagcccttaactaacaatgctttaagtaaaaaaataaaagtaacaagtaattaaacagcagcagtaaaataacaagcgaggttatatacagggggtatacagagtaaatgtgttggggcaccggttagtcaaggtaattgagttAATATATACATAGTAGTTGAATGAGGTGGGTTCCGTCTGAGCTGGAGCAAAAGCCAGCTCACCCTTTGTCTCCATGAACAGAACTGAAGGAAAATGCACTTAGCACTTAGTGGCCCGACAAGCACAAATCTTTGAGGGACTCAAACTCAGTCATGGTTTGGAGCAGAAGCTCATCTGGGACATCATCCTCTGCCAAATCGCCTGATCTTCTCTCAACATCCTCCAGGGCCTCCAGGTAGGCCTGGTCATCTAGCTCATCTCCCCAAGGATCACAGCCTTCTCCCTGGGTGAGTGATGCTGCCGAGCCCACCTGGTACTTCTCCACTGGGGGTGTCTAGCTGAGCTCAATGTTCCCCACATCGTCCATCAGATACGcctggtcctcctcatcctgccgCCAAATAGACAAACACACAACTTTTTACCTTCTACATTTTTTCTGTTACTGTGGGATTCTTTTTGAATTACCAATTCATGTAGCCAGAGGAAGTCAGGTACCCAACAGAGTCAGGTACTGGAGATGTAATTTTCTATTAAAATGGCAACAAGTGTGACTGAGGTGAATCAGACTTTTGTAGCAGTGAGGGGAACAGGTGCAGAACTCACCATTGTAGCTGACGCAAATGTCCTGTGGTAATGGGTTCCAAAGTTATTTCAATTAATGACATACTGGTTCCAAAGTCATTTCAATTAATGACATACTGGTATACCATTCACCTAAAACACAGGCTCTCAATTGTGGTTATAAGATGACTTGTGTCAAAACTATTATTAGTATATACTATATTTTATTTAATCAAAGTCATTACTATTTTAGTGTTCACCAGCGTGTACTGGAAGCTCTTGCAAACAGGGTCGGGACACTTCTGGTACCAGACCTCTAAGATCTACCAGTGTTCATCTGTTAGAGGAATTTAATTCCTATAtgttcattaaccaattcaattgtaacaaagaaaaacactttgtccgtttctaagaatttgtaaggttcttatttgcataaaatagacaaaGATCAGTCTCAAAATTAATCAGTAGCGTTTATTTCCGAGAGCTCTGCTCAAAATACCATGTACATTAGTTTATATACCATTCTAACctatgcacatacatacacactaacaTTTGGATTCTCACTCTTTTTCTACTGAAGTCTCACCACAGTTTATtaccacttagctgacagttccAGTCCCCCCCAGATACGGAGAACCTGGAGGGGCTCTCCCTGTCCTATCTTATCTCTCCAGAGTTATAGCTGGGTCGGTTCAAACATAGGTTAAGGACCCTCTTTGTTTTCGTTAGGCCCACACATGCAttgctctcttcccccctccaacCTAGTTGGAgctgtgtttattatttttaattacaCCTCGTTCATGCTACATAACCTCTAATCCCTAATGGTTAAGTTTCTGGGTAGAAGTGTTTAATCATTTATCTTCAACCTTGATAAAATATCTAAACATAATCTCAAAAGTCTACCCTAAATTCCTTATGTTCTCTTGCGTCCTCCTCACAACACATTGGAGAAGGTCCTAGTGGAGGAACCAAGGATCTTCTCCTCAGATGCATTTTGAGAAGGAGGTTGAGGAATCAAGGAAAGGAGGAATCAAGAAAACCAAAGTGTATCAATATACTGACAAGAGACTGGATTAAGTGCTCTAAcaatgggggcattgtcattcggaaagtattcagaccccttgactttttccacctttgtgacccgattcaggaaactaggcgtatgttgcaagtcacgacttcacaggagggCTGTTTGAACGTTAAAATTTTTTTTTAATCCAAatgtgttttttggcagaaatgccttctcgaacatgtgaacatGTGCCTAATAttaaacttgtatgccatctgtaaatacgaataaaattgttaaattacgagcctagttggtttattCACAGACAAACGACAAACGAAactcatttttggatgaaaaacgttctcgttttaaacaagatattttgtcacgaaaagatactcgactatgcatataattgacagctttggaaagaaaacactctgacgtttccaaaacggcaaagatattatctgtgagtgccacagaactgatgctacaggcgaaaccaagatgaaatttcaaacaggaaatgccccagattttggaggcgctgtgttccaatgtctccttatatggctgtgaatgcgccaggaatgagcctacactttctgtcgtttccccaaggtgtctgcagcattgtgacgtatttgtaggcatatcattggaagattaaccataagagactacatttaccaggtgtccgcctggtgtcctccgtcgaaattggtgcgtaatctccagctgcatgtatttttccatgtggttcagaggagaaaccaaacttccacgaatacttattttccaccataatttgcaaataaattcattaaaaattctacaatgtgattttctggatttatttttctcattttgtctgtcatagttgaagtgtacctatgatgaaaattacaggcctctctcatctttttaagtggaagaacttgcacaattggtggctgactaaatacttttttgccccactatgtaATTTTTCAATCacaatagacaggtgtgtgcctttccaaatcatgtccaatcaattgaatttaccacaggtggactccaattaatttgtagaaacatctcaaggatgatcaatggaaacaggatggcaAAGggtttgtaaataaggtatttaaataaggtatttctgtttttaatttgtcataaatttgctaaaatttctaaaaacctgttttcactttgtcattatggggtattatgtgtaaattgatgaggaacattctaatctaatccattttagaataaggctgtaatgtaacaaaatgtggaaaaatggaagggatctgaatacttcctAATGCACAGTATATCAGTACATTTGTAACAACTAAAACATTGCGAAACTTCGattcgatcaaataagcctcaaGTAGCAAATTAGCTATTACATTTTATGTTGACCAAACTCAACACTCTTCCATTTACCTCTATACATAAAATCCCCACTTCCACTGCTTAACACTATATTTTCGCACGGACGGATATCTGCACGGACGGAtatctcgcttcgcctcttcctctctggatTCACTCACAAAGGGCTTTATCAGGATGCATTTAAATGGCTTCCTCTCCTTCAACTTCACTGAACATGGTGGCCACCTATAGGGCCATTTGCTTTCACCTGTCCAGTTCTTTTAGATCAATGCTTAATACAgtaaggagaaaaggagaggaaagaaggatGACACTTTGGACTACTAAGACAAATAGATCCCAACAATTCCAGACACTCACATGATGTTGTTGCTTTTGTGAAACCGGTCCACACTCTGACATCAGCTCTACTTTAGGATGCCGTAGACAAGTAACTGCTCTGAGACAAAATAGTTCCACCGTTATATGCCTGTTGGAGAAAATATTGGAAACTTTTATATTTCAACACAGCAACTTGGTTAATTTGATACACTTACATATCTTTGTAATTCAGAAGCAGTTTGattgttttattacatacagtgcaTCTAAAATAATACATATACAGTATTTATCTAACAGCTGATGACGTACTTCCTTAGATGCCATCCtttgctgtcatcaaggcaaagggtggctactttgaagaatataaaatatatttagatttgtttaacacttttttggctactacatgattccatatgtgttatttcatagttttgatgtcttcactattattctagacaatagtaaaaatagagaaaaaccctgtaatgagtaggtatgtccaaacttttgactggtactgtacacatctttgagtttgcacttttgggactattccattgggcCATGCAGGCTTCGTCAAGCTGACCTCAAGCATTTTAAGGAATATGACATATGTATTTGACCCAGTTCTGGAGATTTCTCTGCCAATGTTAAACTGCTGGCTGAAACTAGTTTTGACTGAAAAACACAGGTGTTATTGAACTGAATAGCCTTTCTGTCTTCTATGAAAGATATTGTTTTGTTTGTCATCCTTCAATGTAAGACTCTTTGGGAGGCTACCAGTGTTCTCCCCACAAAGAAGTGGACAACTCCCGTTCTTTCTGTGGGGATTTACAGTTAGGTCCATAATCATTGgtacccttgataaagatgaccaTAAAAAGATTGTATTGTATGTTCAACATTTTTTGgaaattattttatactaatacaactgCACAGAGAAAGATATTTTGTTTAATAAAAAAAGATTGgtgtcaaaatgattggcacAACTGTTTTCAATACTCTAGCACCCTCCCATtgtgaggataacaacactgAGCCTTTTGAGAGTGTttaatgagattggagaacatgttgggagggatcttagaccattcctccatacagaatctttcaaggtccttgatatcctttgtctgctcttatcaactgccctcttcaatcCAATCTTATTaaacattttagaatgaggctccGTGTCGCAATCCTCACAAGGGGAGGGTGCTAGAGTATTGAAAAGAGGGGTGCCAATGACTTTGACCCCCTAAATTTGAAAAATGTTGTATAACTTGTTAAACAAAAACTCTTTcactgagcaattgtattagtataaaatataaTTTCCCCATTTTCTGCAACATGCAATATATCTcagtatttttattatttattttatagtcttttttgctcatctttatcaagggttgccaataattatggacctgacttTTCTAAACCCCAAAAGACACCTATTATTTTTGTGTCTCTGAACtctgaatttaaaaaaaagactAAATACATACTTGATTGACTGATGAGatattttttaaatcagcatGAGCCAACATTGATTAGATAACAATGCATTTTCTACCACCAATATCAAGCAATACTATTGTGAAGTTGAGTTTaatatctatactgaacaaaaacataaatgcaacatgtaacaatttcattgatttacagttcatatgaggaaatcagtcaatgtaaataaatttatcaggccctaatctatgaatgtcacatgactgggaatacagatatgcatctgttggtcacagatacctttaaaaaaaaatgggcctcacaatggacctcaggatctcgtcactgtaTTTTTGCgcgttcaaattgccattgataaaatgcaattgtgttcattgtccgtagcttatgctcgaccataccataaccccactgccacaatggggcactctgttcacaacgttgacatcagcaaactgctcgcccacacaacaccatacacgcggtctgcagttgtgaggccggttggttggacgtactgctaaattctctaaaacgactttggaggcggcttatggtagagaaattaacattcaattctcaaGGAACAGCTCTGGtgtacattcctgcagtcagcatgccaacatattttacttcagctcatgaaacaaggGACAAACACTTTATATTTTTCAGtgtatatatctctatctatTGTCTCATTTCCACTTTACATCAGAGACCGTAGGAGATTACTTACCGACATGTAGGTTATCCTTAAAATGTGCatttggtcaaatcaaatcaaatccaagtttACTTGTTACgtacgccgaatacaacaggtgtagtagaccttacggtgaaatgcttacttacaggctctaaccaacaaatacaaaaaatgtattaggtgaacaataggtaggtaaagaaataaaacaacagtaaaaagacaggctatatacagtagcgaggctataaaagtagcgaggctacatacagacaccggttagtcaggctgattgaggtagtatgtacatgaatgtatagttaaagtgactatgcatatatgataaacagcaAAAAAAACATCAGCAACAGTGTAAAAAGAAgggttgggggggggcacacaatgcaaatagtccgcgtagccatttgattacctgatcaggagtattatggcttgggggtaaaaactgttgagaagcctttttgtcctagacttggcactccggtagtagagagaacagtttagggctggggtctttgacaatttttaggaccttcctctgacaccgcctggtgtagaggtcctggatggcaggcagcttagccccagtgatgtactgggccgtacacactaccctctgtagtgccttgcggtcagaggccgagcaattgccataccaggcagtgatgcaaccatgctcttgatgttgcagctggagaaccttttgaggatctcaggacccatgccaaatgtttttagtttcctaatggggaataggctttgttgtgccctcttcacaactgtcttggtgtgtttggaccattctagtttgttgatgAGATGGCAACGGAATTTTTCTTCTGTACTGGATTTAAGGTTCAATCCCATACACCTCCTCCAGCttctcacacacatactgtaaacacaaTAGAAATATTAATAAACATGTTGAAGTATGTACCATCaacattaaaggggcaatctgtgatTGCTACATCAGTTTTGGGACTTTTAAAttaattatataaatatatagagagatttttgaagaatataacttatgccTGATGAGCTTAGTCCagctgtatttgtatttgtatttattatggatccccattatctgctgccaaagcagcagctactcttcctggggtccagcaaaattaaggcagtttatacaattttaaatcattacaatacattcacagatttcacaacacactgtgtgccctcaggcctctaCTCCACCACATacctacagtactaaatccatgtgtgtgtgtgtgtgtgtgtgtgtgtgtgtgtgtgtgtgtgtgtgtgtgtgtgtgtgtgtgtgtgtgtgtgtgtgtgtgtgtgtgtgtgtgtgtgtgtgtgtgtgtgtgtgtgtgtgtgtgtgtgcgtgcgtgcgcgcgcgcatGCATGTgcctgtgccaatgtttgtgttgcttcacagtccccgctgttccataaggtgtttttttaatctgttttttaaatctaattttactgcttgcatctgttacttgatgtggaatagagttccatgtagtcatggctctatgtagtactgtgcgcctcccatagtctgttctggacttgtggactgtgaagagacctctggtggcatgtcttgtggggtatgcaatGGGTGttcgagctgtgtgccagtagtttagacagacagcttggtgcattcaacatgtcaatacctctcttaactaaaagtagtgatgaagtcaacctctcctccactttcagccaggagagattgacatgcatctTTTTTGAGAGTGGCTAAATTAACAAGTAATTCCTCAGAATGTACAGCAAAAAAAACATCCTTCTACAGATCACTTTTGGACCACATGTCCACATGTTACTGTCATAACAATTACCTAACAGATGTCATAAACAGTCTCGACAGCTGGTTTCACCTTAAGGCAAATTACTTGACATTGTCATGCCACAAACCATGAATTTGTTTAGCCAGTTTGCCTAGCCAATAGGCTGATCTAAACATTGTGTGTCATGTCAGTGTAAAGTAAATTGTCATAACAATGACATAAATAACAGCATAAACAACATATTTGACCCAGGTATATTTTGCACTTGAGAGGGAAGGAAGCATTCAATGTTTGGATGAGGGAGTCCACCATGCACTTCCCATCAAAGACAGAAAAGCCAGTCAAAATACAGCTCGCGAATAGCCCCCTCTGGGATCACCTCATAGCAATGCATCAGAGGTTGCCTGTAGGTACTGATTACAGTTGAAATTGAAAAGTAATACCACTGGTTAACAATCTTCAGTTATGACAAATAGGACTTTCTTATTTCTTAACTGCCTCTGAAGGTATAAATAAAGTTCTATTGAAGTGAATGGTGTAACCTTATACATACCTGTAGTAATGCCATAGCTCACTGTAACTTGTGACCAGGAAGATCCTCCCACCCATCTTGGCCTGTTCCTTCTCAAGTGCAAACACGTGTACGTCCTTTGAAGTAGAGGGCAGTCAAAACTACAGTTAGCTGAAAACAAATTTaattgtcataaggtgtatgcaccaatttgtaagtcgctctggataagagcgtctgctaaatgacttaaatgtaaatgtaatgacacATGGATGTGCAATGAAACACACACATCTGCtcacagatctgtttgtgtcgTCTTGTCAAATCCTATGGTCAAACATGACAGCACAAACCGATATGGCACCACGTTACTGCAGAGATGCTGGTGCGTACCTCTCTGCAACTCTGGGAAAAGTTGATAGCCATACATACATTGACGGGGGAAGAGCTTCCATATGGAGGATGGCTGCCATGACCGGGACAGCCTTGGTTTGAAGCGAAAGGACACTGCTGGAAGGACTGAGCTAGTTGTTCCACCTTCTTCAATCTGTTTCCCCAGTCACCCCTGTTCATCTTCTATGTGATGCAGGCTGCCACCAGTCATTTCTGCAGGTAAGAAGAAAAAACGGTTTTATTTCAATACTTTAATGTAGTTGTGTCCGTGTTTTTCATATCTAACTTTAACAATGATCAATACTGAAGGCATTACTATAGACCTATGGATCCATCTCTGATTTTGCATTCACAAGAATATGATTGTGAAGCCCCATCATTATTAGGCCTAGCAGAGAATGGATGAGATGTGGCTGGAGAAATGTAGCTAGGGCCAACATTCAAATTCAGACACattggatgcaaggactgacaggCCATGAGAATGACAAGATTGTTTTCGTGAAATTAATAATTTTGTTTACAAGCATTCAATTGTGTATGAATTGGTACTAATTAATTGTGTATTACAGCCTGATTTAAATCAGACTAGCCATAAACACTACACATTTAGCCAGAGTTGAGTGTAATATGTACCAGTAATGTTGTTAATGTTAGTACCACTAAAATGTATATTAAGATGTAAAATCTGCTTGAACGTTTGCTAAACTAAGCTAACGTTACATAATTCGATTTACAGCAGGAACTGAATCTATCTACTTGCAGGAACCCGTGTTGAAAACGTTGTTTTGCTGCGACAAATGACGTACTTCCAGTGCGCCACAAGTGTGCCTTACTATCCAAATAGTTGAGAACATTCTACTTTTGTCTCATAAGCCGAATTCGTGCAATATGTCTATTACATATTACAAATGCATAAAGACCACCAATATGGAGCCACAAGTTACGTGTAATATTAATATTATTTTTTAGATGGGATCATATGAGTGGTGTGGAAACCAAACGCCCCCTTGCATTGGTTTTGATGGTGACGTAATCTAATATTGTTTACTCCGGAAGCTACTATTGGTTGGTTGCTGACTTGTTTGTAACAAAGAACTCCAGGAAGACATTCGCGTACAGTATATTGGCTTTATAGAAGTGTGGCAATTTGCACGGTCTGACCAAAACTACAATTTTTTATATAGTAACTGACATTTGTTTGAAATCGATTATCAGAATACCATGTCAGTAGCAAACGATTTGAGTGCTGGGGACTGCATTGACGCCAGGCGGGGCGATGGACAAGAGTGAGATTCTTTGTTATCACAATGCATGCATTTTACGAAGTAGCCTAGCCAAACGTGGTAAAGTTGGTTTGAGTGTCGATATTTACCAGACAGTCGGACCTTCAAATGTTATTAAAAATTATTGTAATGAAATCAGGACATTCGGCTACATTGTTACTTGATCATCGTGTTGCGGTCCTTGTGGTCGTGGAGTCTGATGCCAAATTTGGTCCATGGCCAGTATAGTTAGACCACATACAGGAAATTGGCAAATTGTTTTTGTATCACGCCTAtagttgacacacacacagccatatataTCTATGACTAAAAATAGACGTTTTATAATAGGCGATCTATTGTATCTTTTATGTAAAACGTCTTCTCTTTTTAGTCATAGAAGAGGGAAGACACAGAGTTAGTCACATGGAAACATCCCTGGGTTTTGAGGGATAATTTTGAGTTCAGGGCCTGCCTGGGAAATGCCTTTGAAATGCATTCTTCAGCCCTTCCTTAAAATAGTCACCAATCTGATGATTCTGCAGGTGAAAAGTAAGGGTACCACCTCATAGCTTCCACACAATCCACATGTCTGATCAGTAATTACTTTGAGGAAAGTAAGGAGGGAATGATGCTCAAAAGTATTTCAACAGTTCATGTGTATCCTTACTCAAATCCCAGTCCGAGATCTGTTTTACACAAAGTATCAGATTGGTGTATTGCTGTgatctaactagtcctgtgtggctcagttgttaAGAGCTACCAATGACAAAGTCATAGGTTCAATTCTCAGAGGGATAACATGCATAGACAAAAATGTAGGCTATGCAATCACTAGATTGCAAGGGACTTTGGGATGAAATGGTCTGCTAAGTGGCATCTGTTGTATTATTTATTAGGTGCGAGAGCCCCTGTGGTGGCTCTGGGTCCATGCAGGTGGATGCCAAACCTCAGTCCCATTGCTTCAGGTACAGTCTCAGTTACCCCAGCATTGGCCAGtgtatcatcatcaacaacaagaaCTTTGACAGAAGAACAGGTATTGTGTTTGTTCATTTGTAGACATAGTGATGTTTTTCCTTGTCTAGTCTATGTAACTAATACTTATGTTTTGTATTTGCATAAAGCTTGTTGTTCAGCTTCTTCCCAGTG
This genomic stretch from Oncorhynchus keta strain PuntledgeMale-10-30-2019 chromosome 29, Oket_V2, whole genome shotgun sequence harbors:
- the LOC118362900 gene encoding DNA-directed primase/polymerase protein-like, producing the protein MNRGDWGNRLKKVEQLAQSFQQCPFASNQGCPGHGSHPPYGSSSPVNDVHVFALEKEQAKMGGRIFLVTSYSELWHYYSMCVRSWRRCMGLNLKSSTEEKFRCHLINKLEWSKHTKTVVKRAQQSLFPIRKLKTFGMGPEILKRFSSCNIKSMVASLPGMAIARPLTARHYRG